The following are encoded in a window of Vespula pensylvanica isolate Volc-1 chromosome 2, ASM1446617v1, whole genome shotgun sequence genomic DNA:
- the LOC122638163 gene encoding protein PRRC2C isoform X5 — protein sequence MSTLSGILSKGEKGKSKFQSLDINNLYRVSRGESLEQHQQKNTLPRKHGMQTLGRVPSARRPPANLPSLKSETSSSDPAVSLVPSGGSGWATTKDSGSSSTNTTVSTTATDSNTTNSSPTQCVTGSTAPTSLHPLLPGQQGTSHSSDANNKSSWSAIMSKSGDAVVGYAGLVGGGRGGRSAPGLSFLAHQSPQFQHEFPSLSGQPSVSASNQSQTQESSATSNAISVAVQHHSLLQQQPYSHNHSGGALNNQQQQQNRELNAQYGPGPSLRPQTEGSWIQGGSRTTSGTTPTTGAPGNGNTPAVQGPPMVGPSGSTGHTEGLAGGRQNLGQSPNMAMGQAGQSTSPNSQAPLPSASHQMYRGNFPSGFPSQFSPNVGSGGPRPRFNYPPDRFPLPQRPQERDRVPEEEIITRPIIKEEDLTRMDDISRDAGWAAHDDIDYNQKLAFSDDEPEPEPPKKEEKKDVKTEEKLDENHSENKDKPRDNRDNRETAKDNRDQPTHRPWNQSTLSRDLRGPNGPNCFSTQPSLQSVHSLRVDAEDDEAWNERRRLKVEVAFVVKRARQRKEEEEKRFQESTKQAAAKKLQDLEKKLQEKQSRQKEDERGPPPEPKGLISVPPVPIPVPEWEREKEIRERENRERERERSRTSSEGKDDKSARESREPRDNLRESRDTRDQLMNDRQSDRQLDRQNDRQNDRQIDRQNDRQIDRQNDRQIDRQNDRQIDRQNDRQIDRQNDRQTDRQNDRQNERQNDRANDRQNDRPNDRPNDRQNDRQIDRQNFLRQPDIAARSERERERDRDQRDIRDREYPGFLRHFQTNIPPRFQKQQAERSGSGFNRISPSAERSSQSVSFAQQYDSGRWGHNHNNLIDNNTKQSHAVPPPRRSRIDSDVSSPLEEDRSSSRDHRGQLSREDRYRHPAHRKSGGYYDEYTRTYKDYDWDDRHPREPWERERHFDDKERETNLDSRDGRESRENRPIRQNRDSVENRDRDSKEKKDYDNYLKDTCDERERCDDRERSDGTEWRDDRTQERQTEKRREMPREERIERNERPQRPDSRDSRTSRESKTSSRDDEPHKLRDCGLWVNEISDYEEKKRDLYHENNRERERDRRQPPGPVTKDKLEADDLKSEKRNLTQLKRNSSEQEKKDAVKETVTETKKETDIRSRKSERITETSNRPVERGDSSPKAWADAVSPTFEKEEEKILETFKDINELENVKQNLEKLTLEKREDVHIEDTNKEHVKEEKREKNTRNRTSSGSSSSRARDCRGGRQWGGSIYTRWSGQESRGRRGGSKSSGRPASARSGSYGHTDSENSADEISGSTESGKEERRSAKSPKLSQKIDKEERNREVSRREDKRTGEYSQARNEKRSYDGKPSREGFAPSGEPSRRGRGGFRIRSSGNNSNRMEGYGPPSSKSPFSSERNAEEKQNTTKQCSTTTASDKETNNPASTPIESSDDKMIAKQQALTAGITGRRTKSPNPQSQQSNKQDNHQTSGNVVSQKPHKKEESLSKRTRSGSRRGKDTRESRFRGSSSNVSKQTSSDVGNEEWETTSENSEDHMDDHKESRNSRNKHFNGRGNQNSNQNAMGGNLHSRRNEQGGNNRDQREKNSKSSSTSSRAPGAEKRNVQNSSFCNQRNQSSISQSQNGRSRSQGSSHGGSMSNKSSSNKENTVNRIDEIKLNEPNLVNQAFNDMNKKSQSKEKKIVDNASDSNNFTEDGSTIVEDKLDSDGFQEVRSKKNVKEPRHSQKDEIKPSAKKEKERERDRSKSKSNNGSQQISQQTQNIPSLLGQSIQQPVSMPQKQYDKNTKGLKLPPRFQKQRLAKQQQQQTFADPNDVNKMNSSGNNNMKDSSGGPAPPPSVNAWDKPFISQLRSNSPSAVPADVQLMSGLTSQNDQVHENNEQANSGNSSQRNSPSGEKAGKNTKDLVEKNVSDVSSPPVQTLIFENTNYSKTTKTTPTDLAMKSKFSNHVQKQQRVDKRVEMEEEGNPMHQHSQQSLSVAFSNKPNDLMKNKNQEPIQMPLSFNKNEDNADMKLDFTFDSDLSQLTEDKSKTLGMTRSMHMSSGQSTISPSTAELNLKIASVKKVWENATPMPTVVEHEDGGNVVSTANSFPQAFENSDVDDSYSPHQQYNQNNMKNEITTSTNVCKVKPQQQSAGSNGTQPGSTVPGPSPIGAGQSPMGHPPASLQGPLSPPPFNSTGQPSHINYQEFPQYPGSQAAQYGSMSAIPSPPAMLFNTGSGQLPAQAGGLYGAFQLDQSRSPFTQYPPYGPSLQSSFNQQNVYLPQPPPPPPHAPSAPTPDMYPNNLSQYRITAATAPPFGQNQQLSNNPNTVLISSSSNSLMSASVKPSSQPIGAIGTKAAPHFQAPSAPQPNQLPYIPYDPNQVLSVSGSYMGNSQLVQRPGPNVQASANSYYSATSADVFPGSQTGFYQPGGATQQTGTHYGLQGFGQHSQSLATGSATPVGLQNFSPGFLSNSGLQIAAAAAAQQFRNPTGGLPAPANATSTFLNKHQPQEQPRQLKSPSGNQQDVLASVFNATPQIPSPKSRNCKQQTSSQQPQPSPTQHHKYQQYQGVSQSALVSSYSNYVLQQNVRGMGMPPRAGIQPSQQRYPPPIQRPVVPFAQGPTLNNSTQQPNSMPSQQQAQINRHRPNLHQQQQQRNMKMQQQQYYSSQGNVKIDSNDKTDSHNDKINDGNSGNQSGGNKSNVNQQDSDTKEEVSQQNE from the exons ATGTCTACTCTGTCAGGGATTTTGTCGAAGggggagaaaggaaaatcaaAGTTTCAATCGTTAGATATCAATAATTTGTATCGGGTAAGCAGG gGAGAATCCTTAGAACAACATCAACAAAAGAACACATTACCGCGCAAACATGGCATGCAAACCCTCGGAAGGGTGCCCTCGGCACGGAGACCTCCCGCTAATTTGCCCAGTTTGAAAAGTGAAACTAGCAGCAGCGATCCAGCTGTCAGTCTTGTACCTAGTGGAGGAAGTGGTTGGGCAACTACCAAGGATTCAGGATCTTCAAGCACTAATACTACTGTATCTACAACAGCAACAGATTCAAACACT ACAAATTCTTCACCAACACAATGTGTAACGGGGTCGACTGCACCAACATCTCTTCATCCTTTGCTACCAGGACAACAAGGTACTTCACATTCTTCCGATGCAAACAACAAATCATCATGGAGTGCAATTATGAGCAAATCAGGAGATg CAGTGGTTGGATACGCGGGGCTCGTGGGGGGCGGAAGAGGGGGAAGAAGTGCCCCTGGGCTGAGTTTCCTTGCCCACCAGTCCCCGCAGTTCCAACACGAGTTTCCCAGTCTCAGCGGACAGCCCTCTGTCTCCGCCTCCAATCAGAGCCAGACTCAAGAGTCCTCGGCAACATCCAATGCGATCTCAGTCGCTGTCCAACACCACTCATTGCTACAGCAACAGCCATATTCCCACAACCACTCAG GAGGTGCACTAAACAatcagcagcaacaacagaaTCGAGAACTAAATGCACAGTATGGTCCTGGACCAAGTCTACGCCCTCAaa CAGAAGGAAGTTGGATTCAAGGAGGCAGTCGCACGACGAGCGGAACAACACCAACAACAGGCGCTCCCGGAAATGGGAATACTCCGGCGGTCCAGGGCCCCCCAATGGTGGGTCCCAGTGGTTCTACGGGACACACGGAGGGACTCGCTGGCGGGCGACAGAACTTGGGCCAATCGCCCAACATGGCTATGGGCCAGGCAGGCCAGAGTACTTCCCCCAACAGTCAAGCTCCACTTCCTTCTGCTTCGCATCAG ATGTATAGAGGAAATTTCCCAAGTGGATTCCCATCTCAGTTTTCACCAAACGTAGGATCGGGTGGTCCACGGCCACGATTCAACTATCCTCCAGATCGCTTTCCTCTTCCTCAACGACCGCAAGAACGCGATCGTGTTCCAGAGGAGGAGATCATAACGCGTCctattattaaagaagaagatttaaCAAGAATGGACGATATCTCGCGTGACGCAGGCTGGGCAGCGCACGATGATATTGATTATAACCAGAAATTGGCTTTTAGCGATGACGAACCTGAACCTGAGCCcccgaaaaaggaagaaaaaaaagatgttaagacagaagaaaaattagatgAAAATCATTcggaaaataaagataaaccAAGGGACAATCGTGACAATAGAGAAACTGCAAAAGATAATCGAGATCAACCTACGCATCGTCCATGGAATCAAAGCACTCTATCTCGAGATTTACGTGGTCCTAATGGTCCAAATTGCTTCTCTACTCAACCATCGCTGCAATCGGTGCATTCTTTGAGAG TAGACGCAGAAGACGACGAAGCGTGGAATGAAAGACGCAGATTGAAAGTTGAAGTTGCATTTGTTGTTAAACGTGCCCGTCAAcgcaaagaggaagaagaaaaaagattccaAGAATCTACTAAACAAGCGGCAGCTAAAAAGTTACAAGatttggaaaagaaattacaagaaaaacaatcaagacaaaaagaagatgaacGTGGACCACCACCTGAACCGAAAGGTCTCATTAGTGTTCCACCTGTACCTATTCCTGTACCCGAATGGGAACGCGAGAAAGAAATCAGAGAACGTGAAAATCGAGAACGTGAACGGGAACGATCTCGCACTTCTTCTGAAGGAAAAGATGATAAATCTGCTCGTGAATCTCGTGAACCCAGGGACAATTTAAGAGAATCTAGAGACACCCGCGATCAGTTGATGAATGATCGACAGAGTGATCGACAACTTGACCGGCAAAACGATCGTCAGAATGATCGACAAATTGATCGTCAAAATGATCGACAAATTGATCGTCAGAATGATCGACAAATTGATCGTCAGAACGATCGACAAATTGATCGTCAGAATGATCGACAAATTGATCGTCAGAACGATCGTCAGACCGATCGTCAGAACGATCGTCAGAACGAACGCCAGAACGATCGAGCAAATGACCGTCAGAATGATCGACCAAATGATCGACCAAATGATCGTCAAAATGATCGACAAATAGATCGACAGAATTTCTTGAGACAACCAGATATTGCTGCACGCAGCGAACGTGAACGAGAACGTGATCGTGATCAACGTGATATTAGAGATCGTGAATATCCTGGATTTTTACGACATTTTCAAACTAACATACCACCCAGATTTCAAAAACAACAGGCAGAAAGGAGTGGTTCTGGGTTTAACCGCATTTCACCGAGCGCAGAAAGATCATCTCAATCTGTCTCGTTTGCTCAACAATATGACTCCGGAAGATGGGGTCacaatcataataatttaa tAGATAACAATACGAAGCAATCACATGCAGTACCACCACCCCGGCGAAGTAGAATTGATTCGGATGTATCATCACCATTGGAGGAGGATCGTTCTTCATCGCGCGACCATCGTGGACAATTATCCAGAGAGGATCGTTACCGTCATCCTGCACATCGAAAATCAGGTGGTTATTATGACGAATACACTCGCACCTACAAAGATTATGATTGGGACGATAGACATCCTCGCGAACCTTGGGAACGCGAGAGACATTTCGATGATAAGGAGCGAGAAACAAATTTGGATTCAAGAGATGGTAGGGAAAGTAGAGAGAATCGACCGATTAGACAGAATCGAGACAGCGTTGAAAATCGTGACCGAGacagtaaagaaaaaaaggactaTGACAACTATTTaaag GATACTTGTGATGAACGCGAGCGTTGCGATGATAGGGAACGCTCCGATGGTACCGAATGGCGTGATGATCGTACTCAAGAGAGACAAACTGAAAAACGACGTGAAATGCCACGCGAGGAACGTATCGAACGTAATGAACGGCCACAAAGACCGGATTCGCGTGACAGTCGTACGTCAAGAGAATCGAAAACATCATCGCGCGACGATGAGCCTCATAAGTTGCGCGACTGTGGCTTATGGGTAAATGAAATTTCggattacgaagaaaaaaagcgagatctttatcacgaaaataatagagaaagagagagagacagaagacAGCCACCTGGTCCTGTGACTAAGGATAAATTAGAAGCGGATGATTTAAAGAGCGAGAAACGTAACTTGACtcaattgaaaagaaatagctCTGAGCAGGAGAAGAAAGATGCAGTAAAGGAAACTGTaactgaaacgaaaaaagaaaccgaTATCCGTAGCAGAAAATCTGAACGTATAACTGAAACAAGTAATAGACCTGTAGAAAGAGGAGATAGTTCTCCAAAAGCTTGGGCTGATGCTGTATCACCAACGtttgaaaaggaagaggaaaagatattGGAAACTTTTAAAGACATAAACGAACTAGAGAATGTAAAACAGAATCTGGAAAAATTGACTCTAGAGAAAAGGGAGGATGTGCATATTGAAGATACGAATAAGGAACAtgtgaaagaggaaaaacgtGAGAAGAATACACGAAATAGGACAAGTAGCGGAAGCTCCAGTTCACGTGCTCGAGATTGTCGAGGTGGACGTCAATGGGGAGGATCCATTTATACACGTTGGAGTGGTCAAGAATCTAGAGGAAGGAGAGGTGGGTCTAAATCATCGGGTAGACCAGCATCTGCTAGAAGTGGTTCCTATGGTCACACTGATTCTGAAAATAGTGCAGATGAAATTTCTGGCTCAACCGAAtcaggaaaagaagagaggaggtcTGCAAAATCGCCGAAACTATCTCAGAAGATCGACAAGGAAGAACGTAACAGAGAGGTATCTAGACGAGAAGACAAACGAACTGGAGAATATTCCCAAGCACGAAATGAGAAACGATCATATGATGGAAAACCAAGTCGTGAAGGATTTGCACCATCCGGTGAACCATCCAGACGAGGTCGAGGTGGATTTAGAATCAGATCTTCTGGTAACAATAGTAATCGCATGGAAGGGTATGGGCCACCGTCCAGTAAAAGCCCTTTCTCATCGGAACGTAATGCTgaagaaaaacagaatacTACTAAACAATGTTCAACAACGACTGCATCGGATAAAGAGACAAATAATCCTGCGAGCACGCCAATAGAGTCTAGTGACGATAAAATGATAGCGAAACAACAAGCTCTTACAGCTGGTATAACAGGTAGACGTACAAAATCGCCGAATCCACAGAGTCAACAATCTAATAAACAGGATAATCATCAAACATCTGGCAATGTTGTATCACAAAAGCCGCATAAGAAGGAGGAATCTCTCTCCAAGAGAACTCGCAGTGGAAGTAGAAGG ggTAAAGACACTCGGGAATCACGTTTTCgtggcagcagcagcaacgtATCGAAACAAACCTCGTCCGACGTGGGTAATGAAGAATGGGAAACCACATCTGAAAATAGTGAAGACCACATGGATGATCACAAAGAGTCTCGTAATAGTCGCAACAAACATTTTAACGGACGTGGAAATCAAAACTCAAACCAGAATGCTATGGGTGGTAATTTACATTCTCGTAGAAACGAGCAAGGTGGAAATAATCGAGATCAACGTGAAAAGAATAGCAAATCTTCCAGTACGTCATCAAGGGCACCAGGAGCGGAAAAACGAAATGTCCAAAACTCATCATTCTGTAATCAAAGAAATCAGTCATCTATAAGTCAATCCCAAAATGGTAGATCGAGGAGTCAAGGTTCTTCGCATGGTGGATCAATGTCTAACAAGTCATCTAGTAATAAGGAAAATACTGTAAATCGTATAGATGAAATCAAGTTGAATGAGCCAAATTTGGTTAATCAAGCCTTTAATgacatgaataaaaaaagtcaatcgaaagaaaagaaaatagttgaTAACGCTTCAGACTCGAATAATTTTACGGAAGACGGATCGACTATTGTGGAAGATAAGTTGGACTCTGATGGTTTCCAAGAGGTTCGTTCAAAGAAAAACGTGAAAGAACCTAGACACTCCCAAAAAGATGAAATCAAACCATCagcgaagaaggagaaggaacgagaacgagatcGTTCAAAATCTAAATCAAACAATGGATCTCAACAAATTTCTCAACAAACTCAAAATATACCATCATTATTAGGTCAATCTATTCAGCAGCCAGTGAGCATGCCACAAAAACAATACGATAAGAATACAAAAGGTTTGAAGCTCCCACCAAGATTTCAAAAACAACGCTTGGCgaagcagcaacaacagcagacATTTGCTGATCCAAATGacgtaaataaaatgaatagtTCTggcaataataatatgaaagattCGTCTGGTGGTCCAGCACCTCCACCTTCCGTGAATGCTTGGGACAAACCTTTCATCAGTCAACTGCGCTCAAATTCTCCTTCTGCTGTCCCAGCTGACGTTCAATTGATGTCCGGTTTAACTTCGCAAAATGATCAAGTTCACGAAAATAACGAGCAAGCTAATTCTGGCAATAGCAGTCAACGAAATTCTCCAAGCGGTGAAAAAGCTGGAAAGAACACGAAAGATCTCGTAGAGAAGAATGTTTCTGATGTTTCTTCACCACCGGTTCAAACTTTAATCTTTGAGAATACAAATTACTCAAAAACGACTAAAACAACGCCAACTGATTTAGCCATGAAATCCAAATTTTCAAATCATGTTCAGAAACAGCAACGCGTAGACAAGCGCGTAGAAATGGAAGAGGAAGGCAATCCGATGCATCAACATTCGCAACAATCATTATCGGTTGCTTTCTCCAACAAACCGAATGACCTTATGAAGAATAAGAACCAGGAGCCTATTCAAATGcctttatcatttaataagaACGAAGACAACGCCGATATGAAACTTGATTTTACATTTGACTCTGATCTCTCGCAGTTGACAGAAGACAAAAGCAAAACTTTGGGAATGACTCGGTCCATGCACATGAGCTCTGGACAAAGTACGATATCACCCTCAACCGCAGAGCTTAATTTGAAGATAGCTTCGGTAAAAAAGGTTTGGGAAAACGCCACTCCTATGCCGACTGTAGTCGAACATGAAGATGGTGGTAATGTCGTCAGTACTGCTAACAGTTTTCCTCAAGCTTTTGAGAACAGCGACGTCGATGATAGCTACAGCCCACATCAGCAGTACAACCAGAATaacatgaaaaatgaaatcacAACGTCTACGAACGTGTGCAAG GTGAAGCCGCAGCAACAATCCGCGGGAAGCAATGGAACCCAACCTGGCTCTACTGTACCCGGTCCGAGTCCTATTGGAGCTGGACAGAGTCCCATGGGTCATCCACCTGCTAGCCTTCAAGGACCTTTAAGCCCACCACCATTCAATTCGACCGGTCAACCTTCTCATATCAATTATCAG gaATTTCCACAATATCCTGGATCACAAGCTGCACAATACGGTAGCATGTCTGCTATACCTTCACCACCAGCAATGTTATTCAATACAGGTTCTGGTCAATTACCAGCACAAGCGGGTGGTTTATATGGTGCTTTCCAATTGGATCAAAGTCGTTCACCGTTCACACAATATCCGCCCTATGGACCGTCCCTTCAAAGTTCATTCAACCAGCAAAATGTATACTTGCCACAgccgccaccaccgccaccacatGCTCCAAGTGCGCCAACTCCTGATATGTATCCCAATAATTTATCGCAATATCGTATT aCTGCTGCAACTGCACCTCCGTTTGGACAAAATCAGCAGCTTAGTAATAATCCCAATACGGTTCTTATCAGTTCATCATCGAATTCTTTAATGTCAGCAAGCGTTAAACCATCTTCTCAACCAATTGGTGCAATTGGTACTAAAGCGGCGCCTCATTTTCAAGCACCATCTGCACCACAGCCAAATCAA ttACCTTACATACCTTATGATCCAAACCAAGTGCTCAGTGTAAGCGGTAGTTACATGGGTAACTCTCAGTTGGTGCAGAGGCCAGGCCCTAATGTACAGGCATCGGCAAATAGTTATTATAGTGCTACATCGGCtg ATGTATTCCCGGGATCACAAACTGGCTTTTACCAGCCAGGTGGTGCCACACAGCAAACTGGCACTCACTATGGTCTTCAAGGATTTGGTCAGCATAGTCAAAGCCTGGCAACAGGAAGTGCAACGCCTGTTGGTCTTCAAAATTTTAGTCCTGGATTTTTGTCTAATTCAGGACTACA